The sequence AAAGATGTTACGGACATTATCGAAAGGTGCAGGATACGCATTCAAGGCCTTGAGGAAATGATTGAACACTGGCTGGATTTAAGTCGAATAGAAGACGGAACTTTCGCACAAAAGAAAGATATTTTGAGTCTATCCCGCATTATTGCACGAAGCGCGGAAGATATGGCTCCTGTTTGCCAGGGGAAAGAAATTTTACTGGAAACACATGTCCCCGATAACTTACCAAATATAATCGGAGATGAGGAAGGCTTGTTACGGGTATTTACCAATATCATCGGCAATGCGACAAAATACACTCCGGAGGGCGGGAAAATAACAATATCGGCCCAGAGCGAAGAGTACTACATCACTGTCAGTATATCGGACACAGGGAGCGGCATTCCCCACGACAAAATTCCCTTTATTTTCGAGCCGTTTTTCAGAGTAAAGGGAAAGGATGAACGTCATAGAGGCTCCGGACTCGGTCTTACCTTCTGTAAGAAAATCATGGAATCTCATGGAGGGGAGATCTGGGCCACTTCAAAAGAAGGAGAAGGCACAACCTTTGTGCTAAAATTCCCCATACAGTTGTCCACACCACAAACGGCTTCTCAGACTCCTTCTTAAGTTAAGAGATGTGCAAAGCGCAAACACACAACTCTTTCTTTTGTAAAAGGGGTTAGGGGATTTTTTAAAGGGAATCAGCAGGAAATAAAATCTATTTTAGCTACAAAA is a genomic window of Deltaproteobacteria bacterium containing:
- a CDS encoding ATP-binding protein, giving the protein MKAQKPLILIIDDEESLRDGCRQTLEKSGYTVLTAGEGVEGIKIARENKPEIAFIDLKMPGMSGMEIIEILSREIPDVVLIMITGYATIVSAVEAIQKGAYDYLPKPFSPDQLRAEARRGLDHRNLKIETRRLREEKERMEKSFITFVSHEMRSPLVVIRQYIESLKAIAGDRFDKDVTDIIERCRIRIQGLEEMIEHWLDLSRIEDGTFAQKKDILSLSRIIARSAEDMAPVCQGKEILLETHVPDNLPNIIGDEEGLLRVFTNIIGNATKYTPEGGKITISAQSEEYYITVSISDTGSGIPHDKIPFIFEPFFRVKGKDERHRGSGLGLTFCKKIMESHGGEIWATSKEGEGTTFVLKFPIQLSTPQTASQTPS